A part of Aegilops tauschii subsp. strangulata cultivar AL8/78 chromosome 2, Aet v6.0, whole genome shotgun sequence genomic DNA contains:
- the LOC109782390 gene encoding uncharacterized protein: MATKCIIGALVGSLGIAYVCDTIVSDKKIFGGTVCKTATDKEWFQATDAKFQAWPRTAGPPVIMNPISRQNFIVKHP; encoded by the exons ATGGCGACAAAGTGCATCATCGGCGCGTTGGTCGGATCCCTTGGCATTGCGTACGTCTGCGACACAATCGTTTCTGACAAGAAGATCTTTGGAG GCACTGTTTGCAAGACCGCGACCGACAAGGAGTGGTTTCAGGCCACGGACGCCAAGTTCCAGGCCTGGCCTCGCACTGCTGGGCCGCCGGTCATCATGAACCCCATCAGCCGCCAGAACTTCATCGTCAAGCACCCTTGA